One window of the Diospyros lotus cultivar Yz01 chromosome 12, ASM1463336v1, whole genome shotgun sequence genome contains the following:
- the LOC127786889 gene encoding uncharacterized protein LOC127786889, with amino-acid sequence MEKKAQMRTMFTSSEWDECKWSKTVKGKATYATVMSITFWNGVNLCLKVFAPLVKVLRIVDADKKPSMGFLYGELKHAKEAIKEALNNIEKNYQPIIEIIEARVKDRLDSPLHFAAYLLNPYYFFKDMGIKLDHEVMDGFFNCVEMFYDANGELQSHVVNIELPKYTHKEGTFGKSWATQGCAENDDNYNPVKWWITYGNHTPNLQRMAIRILSLTSSSSGCERNWSTFEGIHTKKRNRLDVHRLNNLVYVQFNAKLMNKQKREKERNVDVLLASDASNAQGWIVEGGDDEEIDPGTRLTWEVVGEASGADGMFQPRRSSRMREFHEDDFQSEEEEDEQELNEFDFEFDEDHVLEEYGEEEV; translated from the exons atggagaaaaaagcTCAAATGAGGACAATGTTTACTAGCTCTGAATGGGATGAGTGCAAATGGTCAAAGactgttaaagggaaagcaacatatgctactgtgatgagcattactttttggaatggtgtgaaTTTATGCCTCAAGGTTTTTGCTCCTTTAGTGAAGGTacttcgaattgttgatgcagataaaaagccttctatgggctttttatatGGAGAGCTTAAGCATGCAAAGGAAGCTATTAAGGAGGCCCTAAATAATATTGAGAAGAACTATCAGCCTATTATtgagattattgaagcaagggtgaaagataggctagatagtccactacattttgcggcttaccttttgaatccctattACTTTTTTAAGGATATGGGTATAAAACTTGATCATGAAGTCATGGATGGATTTTTTAactgtgtggagatgttttatgatGCCAATGGTGAATTGCAAAGTCATGTTGTAAATATTGAGTTGCCAAAATATACTCATAAAGAAGGAACTTTTGGAAAATCGTGGGCAACTCAAGGGTGTGCagaaaatgatgacaattataatccag TTAAATGGTGGATAACTTATGGAAATCAcactccaaacttgcaacgaatggcgaTAAGGATCCTCTCATTAACTAGTAGTTCGtctggttgtgaaagaaattggagcacttttgaaggg atacatacgaagaaaagaaatagactggatgtgcatcgattgaacaatcttgtctatgtccaatttaatgcaaaactgatgaacaagcaaaagagagagaaggaaaggaatgttgatgtgttacttgctagtgatgccagcaatgcacaaggatggattgttgaaggaggagatgatgaagaaattgatccTGGTACGAGGCTtacttgggaagtggttggtgaagcatctGGAGCAGACGGGATGTTTCAacctcgaagaagttctaggatgagagagtttcatgaagatgatttccaatcagaagaagaagaagatgagcaagagctcaatgaatttgattttgaatttgatgaagatcatgtattagaagaatatggagaggaagaagtctaa